GGATGGAGGCATTCCACCTGAATCCACATGCTGCCGAAGTACGTGACAGTCGTTCGGCTACCTCCTTAAACGCTTCAAGCTGTGTTTTGCCTTCTCTAATATAGCGAAGTACTGTTTCTGCCAATATTATATCTTCATCATCTGTCCATGCATCCTGGCGTGTTGCATTCATAACATCCCTCCTTACTTATTTGCTATCAATGTATGCAAAAAGTAGGAGTGATAGAATAAATCTTTACTATTTTTGTTAACATTAATTATTACTTTTGCTGAAAAAATTGTTCAACGGCATCCTTATGTTCCTGTGAATCCCATAATGTTGCACAGTTTCGGACTTCTTCATCCATTAATGCAGAGATACCCAGCATCGATAGTTTTTTCTTATATTGCATTTTTAATATTTTCATTTGCTCTAATGATTTTGCTATAAACGGTTTCAGCAGATGTTCACGATTGTCCCATAACGCTTCGTCTGCTACCTTTTGAAGCCAACCCTTACTTTGCAGATAGGAGGCTTCATATACTTCTCCTTCCACAAGCCACTGGTAAGCAAAGGTTGGATGAACTTTCTCATATAAAAGCGCTCCGCCACCCCAGCCAGGTGTTATTCCAAGCTTTGTTTGAACAAAGCCGAATTTTGTATTTTCCCTGCCTATCCTGAAGTCGCACGCGGTTGCAATTTCGCATCCCCCGCCCAATGCATCGCCATTTAACAAACAAACGGTCGGAACCGGAAATGAAGCAATTTCATAGAGAACTTCCTTCATTGGGTAGAGATTCGAAAATGCTTCATCTGTACTTAAATCGCCGTGCAGATTCTGCAGGTCACCACCTGCACAAAACATCCTGTCACCCGCTCCGGTTATGACAAGAAACTTAATGGAATCTTTCTTGGCAGTTTCCAACGTCTTTTTTAATTCCATCGCCATTTCCATTGATATTGCATTTCGTTTTTCGGGACGATTAAGTTGAATTACACCGTAACTACTTTCATTTTTAGTATATTGAATTGTGTTCGTCATAAGATCTCCTCAATAATTTACTATTCTATACTAATACTAGCATATATTAATTCCGAACATATAAAAACAGACCACTGTTTATATAGTGATCTGTTATTATCAGGTTATTATTACAATTTACTTGTTAACTACTTCTTTTCCATCATAATGACCACACGATTTACATACACGATGCGGCTTAGTCAGTTCACCACAATTTGAACATTCAACCATGCCAGGTACGTGCAGTTTCTTATGCGTACGACGTTGATTTTTAACTTTTTTGGAAGTTCTTCTCTTTGGTACTGCCATGACTTACACCTCCTTCAATTATGAGAGCAAACCAGAATTACTATTCATCTTTCCCGTTCTCATTATCTTCAAGTAATGATTCCAGTTTTTGTAAACGTGGATCAATCTTTTTTTCTGATTTTTCTTCTGAAATAAATTCCCATCCTTCTCCTTCAGAAGGAGCAAGGCGATTTGCATCATCATCTGAAAACACCCGATAAGGTGTCTCTAAAAGAATATTTTCCTTGATATATGGGGTTAAGTCAAGTACTTCCCCATCAATTTGATGAATTTCGTCATCTGCTTCTTCATCATAGTAGGCTGACTCAGAAAATACCTCAGTTGCCTTTATTTCAAAGGCATATGGTACATCAACCAAAGTCCGGGCACATGGTAAGATCATTTTTCCACTAATGGTAAATGAAAAAATAAATTCGTTTCCTTGTTCGAACGCGTTACCCTGGACATGAACAGAGTTAATTTCCCGAATATCATTATTCATAATTTCGAGTTCAGATACATCTACTCTGTCATCAAAAGTAAATGTTCCATTATGGGTATTTTTCCTAATTTCACCTAATGTAAATTTCATTATTATCACCTCAAGGCAACAAGAGTTATTTTAAAAGGAAAATGAACTTTTGTCAACATATTTTCTTTACAGGATTAATATTATCCATTGTTGGATTTTAATACCAGTATGCCCTTTCTATGCATCGGTAATCGTGTAGAACAAACAATGCAGGACCATCCATTTTTTGGTACAATAAATACCATCAAAAACCTGGGAGTTGGACGTATGCAAGCTTGTGGTTTAATTGTTGAATATAATCCATTTCATAATGGTCATCTATACCATGTACAGAAAGCTAAAAAAAAATCCGGTGCAGATTGTATGGTTGCTGTAATGAGCGGATCTTTCTTACAGCGTGGGGAGCCTGCAATTATTGATAAGTTTCACCGTACTAAGGCTGCATTATCAGCCGGAGTAGATATTGTATTGGAACTGCCATATTTGTATGCGGTACAAAGCAGTAACTTATTTGCCAAAGGATCTGTTCATACATTAAATGAAATTGGCGTGTCCAGCATTTGTTTTGGCAGTGAATCCGGAGAAATTTCATATTTCACCAATGGGTATGAAATATATAAGGAAAAAGAAAAAGGCTATAAGGAATCACTTAAATCACATTTGGACGAAGGAAGTTCGTTTCCCGAAGCAAGCAGAGCAGCCTATGAGGAAATTGGCTTAACAGCGACTGGAATCGATTTATCAAAGCCGAATAATATTCTTGGATTCAGCTATGTTAAAGCAATATTGGAAAATCAGTTATCAATTGAACCCTTAACAATCACACGAACAAAAAGTGGTTATCATGATCAGGTTATGGCCGGTGATATTGCAAGCGCAACAAGTATAAGAAAAGAGTTGTTTACGGACGGAAAAATCTCTGTTGATACAGCAAATACATTGCCGGAAGAAACGATTATACAACTTAACCAATATAAAGATAAATCAACTACCTGGCACACATGGGAATACTACTTCAACCTGATTCATTACCGTGTCATGACAATGTCGCCCGAAGAAATCGCTTGTATTCATGGGGTTGACGAAGGACTTGAATACCGTATTAAAAAAACCGCACACGATGTCACATCCTTTGCCGAATGGGTAGACAAAATCAAAACAAAACGATATACGTGGACAAGACTGCAGCGGATTTTCGTACATATTTTGACAAATACAACCAAGGATGACATGGAATATGCCAAAGAATTACCATCTGTTCCTTACGTAAGGCTGTTAGGAATGACTGAAAAAGGACAATCCTACTTGAATTACAGAAAAAAGAAGATGGATGTTCCACTTATTTCGAGCCTGGGCAGGGGGATGAACCAAATGCTATCAATAGAGGAAAAGGCCACTAACGCCTATTTCAGTATCCTGCCGCCAAATAAGAGAAATCAATTTCACAGACAGGAACTCCAGCCACCGATTATCATGAAGTAAAAAAACTGCAATATGGACGTTGTATCCATATTGCAGTTTTTTTATAGTAATAAGGATAGTATTGTATATCTTTAACTTTTTCGTAAATTATGTTGCTCCTTTTCCATCGCAGTTGACATAAACTGTGAACTAAATCTGATCTGATTTGAATTATTTAATAAGGCTCTTTGACGCCGCAGCTGGAACATACTCGCTTTCCGCGGGCAGCTGGTGAGCCTCGTAGTGTGACAACACGGAGAGGCTCATCAGCCGCCCACGGCTAAGAAGACACTGCGAAAACTCACTTTTTGAGCAGATGTCGCCTTGGTACCCGGAGGCGTGAAAGCGAAGTGTATTTCCGCAGCGGCGGACTAACTCTCATTGTGCACTTTCGCCTGCGAAAACAGAGCATCGTTTCTCCATAAATCATTCGAGTTCCTGCAGGTAGTTAAGCGCATCTTTAAAGGTTTCAACAGGCACAACTTTCATATCTGTACCAATTTCCTCAGCTGTTTGTTTTGCCACTTGATAATTTGAATCTTTTGCGCCATCCTCGTTGGGAGCGAAGAAGATATCACAACCCTCCTCATCAGCGGCAATCACTTTTTTATCGATTCCACCAATTCGCAGGACATTTCCGTTATAATCCACTTCACCGGTTCCGGCAATCTGATAGCCTTTCGTTAAATCCTTTTTAGTCAATTGATCATAAATTTCCAGTGAGAACATCAGCCCGGCACTAGGTCCGCCAATACTTCCACTTGAAAAATTTACTTTCGGATCAACAGTTACACTGCGATCAGTAACTAATCTGATCCCAATACCAATTTTATTATCCAGTTCTTCAAATTTCTCAAGCTTTATTTCCTTTGAAAGTTTTTGATCGTCACGCATAACCTCTAACGTTATCATATCCCCTGCCTCTTTATTTTCCACATAGCTGATTAAATCATCTGATTGCTTAATTTCATTTCCATCAATCCCAGTAATCCG
The genomic region above belongs to Virgibacillus doumboii and contains:
- a CDS encoding enoyl-CoA hydratase/isomerase family protein, which codes for MTNTIQYTKNESSYGVIQLNRPEKRNAISMEMAMELKKTLETAKKDSIKFLVITGAGDRMFCAGGDLQNLHGDLSTDEAFSNLYPMKEVLYEIASFPVPTVCLLNGDALGGGCEIATACDFRIGRENTKFGFVQTKLGITPGWGGGALLYEKVHPTFAYQWLVEGEVYEASYLQSKGWLQKVADEALWDNREHLLKPFIAKSLEQMKILKMQYKKKLSMLGISALMDEEVRNCATLWDSQEHKDAVEQFFQQK
- the rpmF gene encoding 50S ribosomal protein L32, with amino-acid sequence MAVPKRRTSKKVKNQRRTHKKLHVPGMVECSNCGELTKPHRVCKSCGHYDGKEVVNK
- a CDS encoding YceD family protein, coding for MKFTLGEIRKNTHNGTFTFDDRVDVSELEIMNNDIREINSVHVQGNAFEQGNEFIFSFTISGKMILPCARTLVDVPYAFEIKATEVFSESAYYDEEADDEIHQIDGEVLDLTPYIKENILLETPYRVFSDDDANRLAPSEGEGWEFISEEKSEKKIDPRLQKLESLLEDNENGKDE
- a CDS encoding nucleotidyltransferase; translation: MLDFNTSMPFLCIGNRVEQTMQDHPFFGTINTIKNLGVGRMQACGLIVEYNPFHNGHLYHVQKAKKKSGADCMVAVMSGSFLQRGEPAIIDKFHRTKAALSAGVDIVLELPYLYAVQSSNLFAKGSVHTLNEIGVSSICFGSESGEISYFTNGYEIYKEKEKGYKESLKSHLDEGSSFPEASRAAYEEIGLTATGIDLSKPNNILGFSYVKAILENQLSIEPLTITRTKSGYHDQVMAGDIASATSIRKELFTDGKISVDTANTLPEETIIQLNQYKDKSTTWHTWEYYFNLIHYRVMTMSPEEIACIHGVDEGLEYRIKKTAHDVTSFAEWVDKIKTKRYTWTRLQRIFVHILTNTTKDDMEYAKELPSVPYVRLLGMTEKGQSYLNYRKKKMDVPLISSLGRGMNQMLSIEEKATNAYFSILPPNKRNQFHRQELQPPIIMK
- a CDS encoding SepM family pheromone-processing serine protease, with translation MKFTKKHIIYLIIVIAAAFFLSAYQLPYYIYKPGGADALNPMVEVEGGYQSEGDMHLVTVRGGQATPIQYAWAKILPHQEVMPLRQVRPEGVSEDEYFHAQLRMMESSQEASKVVAYQAANEDITISYEGVYVVSVVEGMPADGKLKSGDRITGIDGNEIKQSDDLISYVENKEAGDMITLEVMRDDQKLSKEIKLEKFEELDNKIGIGIRLVTDRSVTVDPKVNFSSGSIGGPSAGLMFSLEIYDQLTKKDLTKGYQIAGTGEVDYNGNVLRIGGIDKKVIAADEEGCDIFFAPNEDGAKDSNYQVAKQTAEEIGTDMKVVPVETFKDALNYLQELE